From Nonlabens sp. Ci31, the proteins below share one genomic window:
- a CDS encoding DUF6090 family protein, which yields MINFFRKLRLSSLSRKRFPKYMLYAIGEIVLVVIGILIALSINNWNENRKLKQQERTYYCKINEDLSNDLLNLEKSKVSLEKRIVVIDRFLINLLKIQEDKSVLLEDYLAAVRSYRFIPSKAAIIDITSSGKLEDLKNQELKNSILNYYSELDNSLQIIEANVNVLTRVSEYSNNTDFGIQEVPFYKNVYSKELQSLLKSVEWQKDSNHPIFIEFKNQMNLAIITCDREKQLIENIKERAQTLIQKIEPFCL from the coding sequence ATGATTAATTTTTTCAGAAAATTACGTTTGAGTTCGCTTTCGCGAAAGCGATTTCCTAAGTATATGCTCTATGCCATTGGGGAAATAGTACTTGTGGTTATTGGGATATTGATTGCACTCTCCATCAACAACTGGAATGAAAACAGAAAACTGAAACAACAAGAACGTACTTATTACTGTAAGATAAATGAAGACCTTTCTAATGATCTTTTAAATCTTGAAAAATCTAAAGTATCGCTTGAAAAAAGAATAGTAGTGATAGATCGATTTTTAATTAATCTTTTAAAAATCCAAGAAGATAAATCGGTATTGCTTGAAGATTATTTAGCTGCGGTAAGATCATATCGCTTTATTCCTTCCAAAGCTGCCATAATTGATATTACATCCTCTGGAAAATTAGAAGATCTCAAAAATCAAGAGTTGAAAAACTCGATTTTGAATTACTATTCTGAATTAGACAACTCTTTACAAATTATTGAAGCGAACGTTAACGTCTTAACAAGAGTGTCAGAATATAGCAATAACACAGACTTTGGAATTCAAGAAGTACCTTTCTATAAAAATGTCTATAGCAAAGAGTTACAGTCACTATTAAAAAGTGTAGAGTGGCAGAAAGATTCTAATCATCCCATTTTCATTGAATTTAAAAACCAAATGAATTTAGCCATCATAACTTGTGATCGCGAGAAACAGTTAATTGAAAACATAAAGGAAAGAGCACAAACTTTAATTCAAAAAATAGAACCCTTTTGTTTATAA